A genomic window from Erpetoichthys calabaricus chromosome 17, fErpCal1.3, whole genome shotgun sequence includes:
- the LOC127526184 gene encoding ATP-dependent DNA helicase pif1-like: protein MPIVSIQDSECYYLRTLLTWFPGDTTFQELRTINGNICSSFKAACQELGLLNDDKIWHDTLYEATQTKMPVHMRQLFAIICAFGEPVNIPDLWQIHKLAICEDLFTKYSTDTAPMYTLSEINEILKCYGMTLQQFHLPVTKFIPPYTPTCVDILHKQKVASDYTQQLNDDQRTVVQVVLQAIYNPPIHFKKCFFLDSPAGTGKTFVYKTLIHSVRGRGDVAIPVASTGIAATLLPAGRTAHSVFKIPFQITPTSTCNEQPNTNNANNILEAKIIIWDEAPMTHCYAFQAVDRLLRDLTQQNAPFSNKTILLGGDFRQILPVIFRGSQALTITSCINKHRLWNEMKVLKLTKNMRALESETQFVQWLLQVGQGKTGDTAELPSQCLPQQQDPVAQLYGDINFSTVTAQELAARAILSITNDDSLHINNKVLNLIKCEKVTFKSH, encoded by the exons ATGCCAATTGTCTCTATTCAAGACTCTGAATGCTACTACCTACGCACCCTCTTAACTTGGTTTCCAGGAGATACTACTTTCCAGGAGCTTAGAACCATAAATGGAAACATTTGCAGCTCATTTAAAGCAGCATGTCAAGAGTTAGGTCTCCTTAACGATGACAAGATTTGGCATGACACTCTTTATGAAGCTACACAAACTAAGATGCCTGTACATATGAGACAACTCTTCGCTATCATTTGTGCCTTTGGGGAACCTGTCAACATCCCGGACCTATGGCAAATACATAAACTGGCAATTTGCGAAGACCTGTTTACTAAATATTCCACTGACACTGCCCCGATGTACACTCTCTCGGAAATTAATGAAATACTCAAGTGCTATGGTATGACTCTTCAACAATTTCATCTCCCAGTCACCAAATTCATCCCACCTTATACTCCAACCTGTGTTGACATTCTCCACAAACAAAAAGTAGCTTCAGATTACACACAACAACTCAACGACGATCAGCGAACAGTCGTACAAGTAGTACTGCAGGCAATATACAATCCACCTATTCAtttcaagaaatgtttctttctcGACAGCCCCGCAGGAACAGGCAAGACCTTTGTATACAAAACCCTCATTCATTCTGTGAGAGGTAGAGGAGACGTGGCAATACCGGTTGCTTCAACTGGAATCGCAGCAACTTTGCTACCTGCCGGCCGTACTGCACATTCCGTGTTCAAAATACCTTTTCAAATCACACCAACATCAACCTGCAATGAGCAGCCAAATACCAACAATGCCAATAATATACTTGAAGCGAAAATTATCATCTGGGATGAAGCACCAATGACACATTGTTATGCATTTCAAGCTGTTGACAGACTACTGCGAGATCTCACTCAGCAAAATGCACCTTTCAGTAATAAAACCATTCTTCTCGGTGGAGATTTCCGCcaaatactgcctgttatcttccgCGGTTCTCAAGCCCTCACCATTACTTCTTGCATCAACAAGCACAGGCTGTGGAACGAAATGAAGgtcctaaaactcacaaaaaatatgagagctctcgAAAGTGAAACTCAGTTTGTTCAATGGCTTCTTCAAGTTGGGCAAGGTAAAACTGGAGACacggcagaactaccttctcagtgtttaccacaacaacaagacccagttgctcaactttacggtgatattaatttctcgacTGTGACTGCCCAAGAACTTGCTGCAAGAGCAATACTGAGCATCACAAATgacgattctctacatattaacaacaaagttcttaATCTTATAAAGtgtgaaaaagtgaccttcaagagt cATTGA